One Campylobacter lari DNA segment encodes these proteins:
- the hisC gene encoding histidinol-phosphate transaminase, whose translation MKFNPFLEAIKTYESGKDMDLIAKEYGLKEVIKLASNENPYGTSKKAKEAIINNAHLAHLYPDDTMSELKQALAQKYDILKENLIIGGGSDQIIEYIVHAKLDHSKAYLQCGVSFAMYEIYAKQLGVKVYKTPSLTHDLNELYELYQKHKNEIKVIFLCLPNNPLGECLDASAVFEFLEKIDEDCLVAIDGAYNEFASFKDSKKHINPKELIHKFQNAVYLGTFSKLYGLGGMRVGYGIACKEIINVFYKLRAPFNVTNLSLKAAVAALDDDEFVQKTLKNNFSQMKLYEDFAKNYKIRYIPSYTNFITYFFDEKNSTDLSEKLLKNGIIIRNLQSYGLNAVRISIGTEYENSRFFEEFSKNF comes from the coding sequence ATGAAATTTAATCCTTTTTTAGAAGCTATTAAAACTTATGAAAGTGGTAAGGATATGGATTTAATTGCTAAAGAATATGGTTTAAAAGAAGTTATTAAATTAGCGAGTAATGAAAATCCTTATGGTACAAGTAAAAAAGCTAAAGAAGCCATCATAAATAATGCACATTTAGCTCATTTGTATCCTGATGATACTATGAGTGAATTAAAACAAGCCCTAGCGCAAAAATATGATATTTTAAAAGAAAATCTCATCATAGGTGGTGGGAGTGATCAAATCATAGAATATATAGTACATGCAAAACTTGATCATTCTAAGGCTTATTTGCAATGTGGGGTTAGTTTTGCTATGTATGAAATTTATGCAAAACAACTAGGAGTTAAGGTTTATAAAACCCCAAGTTTAACCCATGATTTAAATGAGTTGTATGAGTTATATCAAAAGCATAAAAATGAAATCAAAGTGATCTTTTTATGCTTACCCAATAATCCTTTAGGTGAGTGTTTAGACGCAAGTGCGGTTTTTGAGTTTTTAGAAAAAATTGATGAAGATTGTTTGGTGGCCATTGATGGAGCTTATAATGAATTTGCTTCATTTAAAGATAGCAAAAAGCATATTAATCCTAAAGAATTAATCCATAAATTTCAAAATGCAGTATATCTAGGAACCTTTTCTAAGCTTTATGGTTTGGGTGGTATGAGAGTGGGTTATGGTATAGCTTGCAAGGAAATTATCAATGTATTTTATAAATTAAGAGCACCTTTTAATGTGACTAATTTGAGTTTAAAAGCTGCTGTTGCTGCATTAGATGATGATGAGTTTGTGCAAAAAACTTTGAAAAATAATTTTTCACAAATGAAACTTTATGAAGATTTTGCTAAAAATTATAAAATTCGATACATTCCAAGCTATACAAATTTTATTACTTATTTTTTTGATGAAAAAAATAGCACAGATTTATCTGAAAAACTGCTTAAAAACGGTATAATAATAAGAAATTTACAAAGTTATGGTTTAAATGCTGTGCGTATAAGTATAGGTACAGAGTATGAAAATTCAAGGTTTTTTGAAGAGTTTTCTAAAAATTTTTAG
- the fliG gene encoding flagellar motor switch protein FliG encodes MIKLSEEQKMVYDDLSMPEKVAIFLIQLGEDVTTVLFSHMDINVITEISRYIALAKNVDKPVATAVLEEFYTLLQSNQYLKSGGLEYAKEILFRTFGPEIANKILEKLTKSMENNQNFAYLSQIKPQQLADFIIKEHPQTIALILAHMDTTQAAETLEYFSDELRAEVVIRMANLGDISPSIIKRVSAVLESKLESLTSYKVEVGGPRAVAEVLNRLGQKASKTTLSYIEQSDEKLATTIKDLMFTFDDISQLSTNAIREVLKAADKRDLMIGLKGASEDLKQKFMSNMSTRAAEAFVEEMGFLGAVRVKDVEEAQRKVVEVVQKLAEQGLIQVGEADEMIE; translated from the coding sequence ATGATAAAGCTTAGTGAAGAACAAAAAATGGTCTATGATGACCTTTCTATGCCAGAAAAGGTCGCAATTTTTTTAATTCAACTTGGAGAAGATGTAACAACAGTTTTATTTTCTCATATGGATATTAATGTCATCACTGAAATTTCTCGCTATATTGCTTTAGCAAAAAATGTTGACAAACCAGTTGCTACTGCAGTGCTTGAGGAATTTTATACTTTATTACAATCAAACCAGTATCTAAAAAGTGGTGGTTTGGAATATGCAAAAGAAATTTTATTTAGAACTTTTGGTCCTGAAATCGCCAATAAAATTTTGGAAAAACTTACCAAAAGTATGGAAAATAACCAAAATTTTGCTTATCTTTCTCAAATTAAACCACAACAGCTTGCTGACTTTATCATTAAAGAACACCCTCAAACCATAGCTTTAATTTTAGCTCATATGGATACTACTCAAGCGGCTGAAACTTTGGAATATTTTAGTGATGAATTAAGAGCTGAGGTTGTAATAAGAATGGCAAATCTTGGAGATATTTCACCTTCAATCATCAAAAGAGTATCTGCAGTGCTTGAAAGCAAACTTGAAAGTCTTACTTCTTATAAGGTTGAAGTGGGTGGTCCAAGAGCGGTTGCTGAAGTGCTTAATCGCTTGGGTCAAAAAGCCTCTAAAACAACGCTTTCTTATATTGAGCAAAGTGATGAAAAACTTGCTACAACCATTAAAGATTTAATGTTTACCTTTGATGATATTTCTCAACTTAGCACTAATGCGATTAGAGAAGTTTTAAAAGCTGCTGATAAGCGTGATTTGATGATAGGTTTAAAAGGTGCAAGCGAGGATTTAAAACAAAAATTCATGTCCAATATGTCTACGCGTGCTGCTGAAGCCTTTGTAGAAGAAATGGGATTTTTGGGTGCTGTGCGTGTAAAAGATGTTGAAGAGGCTCAAAGAAAAGTTGTAGAAGTGGTGCAAAAACTTGCAGAACAAGGTCTTATCCAAGTGGGTGAGGCTGATGAGATGATAGAGTAA
- the fliH gene encoding flagellar assembly protein FliH, whose translation MAKLTNVISPENISAHVVEGYHFKVMSEMSSNEEQKQEETQTINQVSPVQNTTQQAVENQTVETIPQAPQPQIQPDFVEDLLKKTDEMSGNIIKLQMQIESQEAEFNNRLNAELEHAKEKFTKEGYEQAQKNFESELEALKEKYLKSVEKLENTVQNLNEFLSKNEKELADTAVIIAKEVIAKELEENSSLIALNLAKELMSELKNATKIELKLNPDDFEYVKTHLQEQSNIKFSLDDAINKGSILILSDAGNIESNLNNRLQKIKNMVNE comes from the coding sequence ATGGCTAAATTAACCAATGTAATTTCACCTGAAAACATTTCTGCTCATGTAGTTGAGGGTTATCATTTTAAAGTTATGAGCGAAATGTCTTCTAATGAGGAACAAAAACAAGAAGAAACTCAAACTATAAATCAAGTCTCTCCTGTCCAAAATACAACTCAACAAGCAGTAGAAAATCAAACAGTAGAAACTATCCCACAAGCCCCACAACCACAAATCCAACCTGATTTTGTGGAAGATTTACTTAAAAAAACTGATGAAATGTCAGGAAATATCATTAAGTTACAAATGCAAATAGAAAGTCAAGAAGCTGAATTTAACAATCGCTTAAATGCAGAATTAGAGCATGCAAAAGAAAAATTTACCAAAGAAGGTTATGAGCAAGCTCAAAAAAATTTTGAAAGTGAATTAGAAGCTTTAAAAGAAAAATACTTAAAAAGTGTAGAAAAGCTTGAAAATACAGTACAAAATTTAAATGAGTTTTTATCTAAAAATGAAAAAGAATTAGCTGATACTGCTGTGATTATAGCAAAAGAGGTGATTGCAAAAGAACTTGAGGAAAATTCTTCACTTATAGCTTTAAATTTGGCAAAAGAACTTATGAGTGAGCTTAAAAATGCTACTAAGATAGAATTAAAGCTAAATCCTGATGATTTTGAGTATGTAAAAACACATTTACAAGAGCAAAGTAATATCAAATTTAGTCTTGATGATGCGATTAATAAGGGGAGTATTTTAATATTAAGTGATGCAGGCAATATAGAGTCAAACCTTAATAATCGTTTGCAAAAAATCAAAAATATGGTTAATGAATGA
- the pheA gene encoding prephenate dehydratase, translating to MKEIEKLRNKIDTIDDKILALLNERMLHVKDIGVIKQNLGGSIYRPERERAIINRLKNYNHGLLDQNAIEAIYQEIFAVSRNLEMPQSIAYLGPEGSYTHQVARTRFGAMSRYTPLANIEDVFKELAHKEAKYGVVPIENNTAGAVGVTLDCLGKYEDVKIFAEIYMDIHHSFVSMSENLKDIKRIYSHPQGYNQCRNFLESHDLSEVEFVASKSTAHAAYLASQDVTSAAICSKIAAKLYNVPILFETIEDNLANRTRFLILSDVKIPQMPHCKTSILALAAHKPGGLSDLLYEFKKEGINLTKLESRPIKTREFVHSFYIDFEGHIDDENVQRVLKKAEHIKWLGSYLSGESNEI from the coding sequence ATGAAAGAGATAGAAAAATTACGCAATAAAATCGATACTATCGATGATAAAATTTTGGCTTTACTTAATGAAAGAATGCTTCATGTTAAAGATATAGGAGTTATTAAGCAAAATTTAGGTGGGAGTATTTATAGACCTGAGCGCGAAAGAGCTATTATAAATAGACTTAAAAATTATAATCATGGTTTATTAGATCAAAATGCAATCGAAGCAATTTACCAAGAAATTTTTGCTGTATCAAGAAATTTAGAAATGCCTCAAAGTATAGCTTATTTAGGCCCTGAGGGAAGTTATACGCATCAAGTAGCAAGAACGCGTTTTGGTGCTATGAGTCGTTATACTCCACTTGCAAATATAGAAGATGTTTTTAAAGAATTAGCTCACAAAGAAGCAAAATATGGAGTAGTACCTATAGAAAATAATACAGCAGGTGCAGTGGGTGTGACGCTTGATTGTCTTGGAAAATATGAAGATGTAAAGATTTTTGCTGAAATTTATATGGATATTCATCATTCTTTTGTAAGTATGAGTGAAAATTTAAAAGATATTAAACGCATATATTCTCATCCACAAGGCTATAACCAATGTAGAAATTTTTTAGAAAGTCATGATTTAAGTGAAGTAGAATTTGTAGCAAGCAAATCCACAGCTCATGCGGCTTACTTAGCTTCGCAAGATGTCACTTCAGCTGCGATTTGCTCTAAGATTGCGGCAAAACTTTATAATGTACCTATATTATTTGAAACGATTGAAGATAATTTGGCAAATCGTACTAGGTTTTTGATTTTAAGTGATGTAAAAATACCTCAAATGCCTCATTGTAAAACTTCTATTTTAGCACTTGCTGCACACAAACCAGGCGGGCTTAGTGATTTATTATATGAGTTTAAAAAAGAGGGGATAAATTTAACAAAACTTGAATCACGCCCTATAAAAACAAGAGAATTTGTGCATAGTTTTTATATAGATTTTGAAGGACATATTGATGATGAAAATGTCCAAAGAGTATTAAAAAAAGCCGAGCATATAAAATGGCTTGGATCATATTTATCAGGAGAAAGCAATGAAATTTAA
- the fliF gene encoding flagellar basal-body MS-ring/collar protein FliF, with amino-acid sequence MDYKTILHQVGQLYQNLSLRQRIIIAASIVVVVGFLVFLTLFRSGSTVASEAGYSVLFENANTSDSAMIVTQLEKSGVPYILRDEGTILVPNEQVYKQRLAIASAGLLPKDNKVGFELFDKQEFGATEAEQKVKYQRALEGELARTIESLEPIHSATVHIAFAKDTLFTQQQVPPTASVALTIKDGLKLNKKQIMGIKNLIASSVTKLTPENVKIMDQKGIPLDDEGAFESDLIAAQIKYKRDQEYELEQKIVASIAPFAGGYDRVVAKVSIDYDFSKEESQSEVYDPNTVVRSEQTLEEHREGYKDKEIQGVPGAVSNIGPVEGLDDKGAREVYTKNQTTTNNEISKKITNTTKQFATVKRISAAVVVDGKYKVITDDQGNITNEYIPLSDKEIQAIENLTKGAIGFNLARGDAVEVNNLEFHRTVKVENKVQTFYSRFIEPFIPPVKYVFAAILLFIFYKKVIVPFSQKMLADIKLEEEMEGKDGQVIDDAEDAIEKFNAARKKVEEQLGFGDNFDEDALQYDVLLEKLRAVANEKGEEVALLLQKLVENEAEFGEKDI; translated from the coding sequence ATGGATTATAAAACTATACTGCACCAAGTAGGTCAGCTTTATCAAAATTTAAGTTTAAGACAGCGTATTATCATTGCTGCTTCTATTGTTGTTGTAGTTGGATTTTTAGTATTTTTAACCCTTTTTAGAAGCGGCTCTACAGTAGCTAGCGAGGCTGGATATTCAGTATTATTTGAAAATGCTAATACTAGCGACTCAGCGATGATAGTAACTCAACTTGAAAAAAGTGGGGTTCCTTATATTTTGCGCGATGAGGGAACTATTTTAGTTCCTAATGAACAAGTATATAAACAGCGTTTAGCTATTGCTTCAGCAGGGTTATTGCCAAAAGATAATAAAGTAGGTTTTGAGCTTTTTGATAAACAAGAATTTGGAGCTACAGAAGCTGAACAAAAGGTAAAATATCAAAGAGCATTAGAAGGTGAGCTTGCTAGAACGATTGAAAGTTTAGAGCCTATCCATAGTGCCACAGTGCATATTGCTTTTGCTAAAGATACACTTTTTACTCAACAACAAGTTCCACCAACTGCTTCGGTAGCTTTGACGATAAAAGATGGTTTAAAGCTTAATAAAAAGCAAATTATGGGGATTAAAAACTTAATTGCTTCTTCAGTAACAAAACTTACCCCTGAAAATGTAAAAATCATGGATCAAAAAGGTATTCCTTTAGATGATGAAGGTGCTTTTGAGAGCGATTTAATCGCAGCACAAATTAAATATAAAAGAGATCAAGAATACGAATTAGAGCAAAAAATTGTTGCTTCCATTGCTCCATTTGCAGGTGGTTATGATAGGGTAGTAGCAAAGGTTAGTATTGATTATGATTTTTCTAAAGAAGAATCACAAAGTGAAGTGTATGATCCAAACACAGTCGTGCGTAGTGAGCAAACCTTAGAAGAGCATAGAGAAGGCTATAAAGATAAAGAAATTCAAGGTGTACCAGGCGCTGTTTCAAACATCGGTCCTGTAGAAGGCTTAGATGATAAAGGCGCGCGCGAGGTTTATACTAAAAACCAAACCACTACTAATAATGAAATTTCTAAAAAAATCACCAATACCACGAAGCAATTTGCAACCGTTAAAAGAATTTCTGCGGCCGTTGTAGTAGATGGAAAATACAAAGTAATTACCGATGATCAAGGAAATATCACAAACGAATACATTCCTTTGAGTGATAAAGAAATTCAAGCTATCGAAAATCTCACTAAAGGCGCTATAGGTTTTAATCTTGCTAGAGGTGATGCGGTTGAAGTAAATAATTTGGAATTTCATAGAACAGTTAAAGTTGAAAATAAGGTTCAAACTTTCTATTCAAGATTTATTGAACCATTTATTCCACCTGTTAAGTATGTCTTTGCAGCGATTTTACTTTTCATCTTTTATAAAAAGGTTATTGTGCCATTTTCACAAAAAATGCTTGCAGATATCAAGCTTGAAGAAGAGATGGAAGGTAAAGATGGACAAGTTATTGATGATGCTGAAGATGCTATTGAAAAATTCAATGCTGCGCGTAAGAAAGTTGAAGAACAACTTGGTTTCGGAGATAATTTTGATGAAGATGCACTTCAATATGATGTTTTACTTGAAAAATTAAGAGCAGTGGCTAATGAAAAAGGTGAAGAAGTGGCATTATTGTTACAAAAACTTGTTGAAAATGAAGCTGAATTTGGTGAGAAGGATATCTGA